In Rhododendron vialii isolate Sample 1 chromosome 9a, ASM3025357v1, the following are encoded in one genomic region:
- the LOC131300257 gene encoding glutaminyl-peptide cyclotransferase: MAGGSLRKRRPNKRSTSPKAAQAAMAFGSSFPSSPSNYRKISLLAMVFLVVCVVVVLSISSSTWSGFGIDVPLDQFYSVEVVNEFPHDPRAFTQGLLYGGNDTLFESTGLRGQSSIRKVALQTGKVQALHKMDDSYFGEGLTLIGDRLFQVTWLENIGFIYDRNNFSKFEKFTHQMQDGWGLATDGKVLFGSDGTSTLYQIDPHTLKVVRKHTVKYKDHEVPKLNELEYINGEIWANVWETDCIARISYEDGIVLGWILLPNLRQGLLAAGSRNIDVLNGIAWDRDQNRIFVTGKLWPKLYEIKLQPVLQPVWRKLSNGAIEQMCIRMPVQFVKP, encoded by the exons ATGGCGGGTGGATCGCTTAGGAAGAGGAGACCCAACAAGCGATCGACGAGCCCCAAGGCGGCCCAAGCCGCGATGGCTTTTGGGTCTTCTTTTCCTTCATCTCCTTCCAATTACAGAAAGATCTCTTTACTCGCCATGGTTTTTCTAGTCGTCTGCGTTGTTGTTGTCCTGAGCATTTCTTCGAGCACGTGGAGCGGGTTCGGAATCGACGTCCCTTTGGACCAATTTTACTCCGTTGAAGTAGTCAACGAGTTTCCACACGACCCCAGAGCATTCACTCAG GGGCTTCTGTACGGAGGAAATGATACCTTATTTGAGTCAACTGGCCTACGGGGTCAG TCATCAATTCGGAAAGTGGCTCTCCAGACTGGGAAG GTTCAGGCTCTGCACAAGATGGATGATTCATATTTTGGAGAGGGTTTAACACTTATTGGGGACAG GTTGTTCCAAGTAACTTGGTTGGAGAACATTGGTTTCATATATGACAGAAATAATTTTAGCAAA TTTGAGAAATTTACTCATCAGATGCAAGATGGTTGGGGCCTGGCAACTGACGGGAAAGTTCTTTTCGGAAGTGATGGAACGTCAACATTATACCAGATTGACCCTCACACATTGAAAG TCGTTCGTAAACACACTGTCAAGTATAAAGATCATGAAGTACCCAAGCTCAATGAACTGgaatatataaatggtgaaaTTTGGGCCAATGTTTGGGAG ACTGATTGCATTGCTAGAATCTCATATGAGGATGGTATCGTGCTTGGGTGGATTCTACTTCCCAATCTAAG GCAAGGATTGCTAGCTGCGGGAAGTAGA AACATCGATGTTTTGAACGGCATAGCGTGGGATAGAGATCAAAACCGTATTTTTG TGACAGGAAAACTATGGCCAAAGCTTTACGAGATCAAGTTGCAACCGGTGTTGCAACCAGTGTGGAGGAAGCTGTCCAATGGTGCCATCGAGCAAATGTGCATTCGAATGCCAGTTCAGTTCGTGAAACCATAG